One segment of Anatilimnocola aggregata DNA contains the following:
- a CDS encoding metallophosphoesterase family protein: MRWANEVAAKHKNRAAILITHAYMYYDETRYDWKKYGAKQTWNPHNYGVAKATNDDVSDGEELWQNLVSKHENFICTLNGHVLNDGLGRVTTKTPGGRAVPQMLVNFQMKPNGGDGWLRLMEFSTDGRQVKVVDYSPTRNERNESPQNKFSFAVAPAANA; encoded by the coding sequence GTGCGCTGGGCAAACGAAGTGGCGGCGAAGCACAAGAATCGAGCGGCGATTCTAATTACTCACGCGTACATGTATTACGACGAAACCCGCTACGACTGGAAAAAGTACGGTGCTAAGCAAACCTGGAATCCACACAACTACGGCGTAGCCAAAGCCACCAACGACGACGTCAGCGATGGCGAGGAGTTGTGGCAGAATCTCGTGAGCAAACACGAGAATTTTATCTGCACCCTCAATGGCCATGTGCTCAACGATGGCTTGGGGCGCGTCACGACGAAGACGCCCGGGGGCCGCGCAGTGCCACAAATGTTGGTCAACTTCCAAATGAAACCCAATGGTGGTGATGGCTGGCTGCGGCTGATGGAATTCAGTACCGATGGCCGGCAAGTGAAGGTGGTCGACTATTCGCCCACTCGCAACGAGCGGAACGAATCGCCGCAAAATAAGTTCTCCTTTGCTGTCGCACCCGCTGCGAATGCTTAA
- a CDS encoding alkaline phosphatase family protein: MTRLVIRLFVALLVCLLNCLASPAHGANRDSHVIVVSIDGLAAFLLDDLKAPIPTIRKLAREGATGENGMKVSNPSVTWPNHSSIVTGVRPEKHGVLANGVLVRGAIGLPTVVDPRRDQRDLIRVPTIFDAAHAAGLTTGDINWPCTRNSKTLDDTFSDVPDQVTHMTPRLRSELVQQGILTDETQASFAANSVVGRDLVWTEAACHLIRQRKPNLLLVHLLNCDATHHALGAQTPSGYTANAYADTCLAKLVAATKEARIFDKTTFIVVADHGFAMTPKAIRPNVILRQQKLLSVTAGKITEARVHVFPEGGIGLVYCTNPGDAPADREKFKELMSGQEGVADVLFPERFAEYGLPHPREYNQAPDAVLVAKDGYAVSGSAEGETFVTTNIEAKTSLGSHGFISTLPKMNALCVLSGRGIRAGVKLADVENIDLTPTIARLLGVDNFPTDGKTLTGALKD, encoded by the coding sequence ATGACCCGTTTGGTTATTCGGCTATTCGTTGCCCTGTTGGTGTGTTTGCTCAACTGCCTTGCTTCACCGGCCCACGGAGCGAATCGCGACAGCCATGTGATTGTGGTGAGTATCGATGGTCTCGCAGCGTTTTTGCTCGACGATCTCAAAGCGCCGATCCCCACCATTCGCAAGCTTGCGCGCGAAGGCGCAACTGGCGAAAATGGCATGAAGGTCTCGAACCCATCCGTCACCTGGCCCAATCATTCGTCCATCGTGACAGGTGTGCGGCCGGAGAAGCACGGCGTGCTGGCGAATGGTGTGCTGGTGCGCGGTGCGATTGGCTTGCCGACCGTGGTCGATCCGAGACGCGATCAGCGCGACCTTATTCGTGTGCCAACGATCTTCGACGCCGCCCATGCGGCCGGATTAACGACCGGCGATATCAACTGGCCCTGCACACGCAACTCGAAAACGCTGGACGATACTTTTTCGGACGTGCCAGATCAGGTGACGCACATGACGCCACGCTTGCGCTCGGAACTGGTGCAGCAAGGAATCCTCACCGATGAAACACAGGCCTCGTTCGCGGCGAACAGCGTCGTTGGTCGCGATCTGGTGTGGACTGAAGCGGCCTGTCATTTGATTCGTCAACGCAAACCCAATTTGTTGCTGGTCCACCTGCTCAACTGCGATGCTACGCATCATGCGCTCGGCGCGCAAACTCCCTCGGGTTACACCGCGAATGCGTATGCCGACACTTGCTTGGCCAAGCTGGTGGCAGCGACGAAGGAGGCGCGCATTTTTGACAAGACCACGTTCATTGTGGTGGCCGATCATGGTTTTGCGATGACTCCGAAAGCTATCCGCCCTAACGTGATTCTGCGGCAACAGAAGCTCCTCTCCGTCACTGCAGGCAAGATTACCGAGGCCCGCGTGCATGTCTTTCCTGAAGGAGGCATTGGCCTCGTCTACTGCACCAATCCAGGCGATGCTCCAGCCGATCGAGAGAAGTTCAAGGAACTGATGAGTGGCCAGGAAGGCGTCGCGGATGTACTGTTCCCCGAACGCTTTGCCGAGTATGGCCTGCCTCATCCGCGCGAATACAACCAGGCACCCGATGCGGTGTTGGTAGCCAAGGACGGTTATGCTGTGTCCGGATCGGCCGAAGGAGAGACGTTTGTTACCACCAACATCGAAGCAAAAACGTCGCTAGGGTCGCATGGTTTCATTTCCACTCTCCCAAAAATGAATGCACTGTGTGTGCTGAGTGGCCGGGGCATTCGGGCTGGAGTAAAACTGGCGGACGTTGAGAACATCGACCTCACCCCGACTATCGCGAGGCTGCTGGGCGTCGACAACTTTCCCACCGATGGCAAGACACTCACTGGTGCCTTAAAAGATTGA